The proteins below come from a single Mangifera indica cultivar Alphonso chromosome 16, CATAS_Mindica_2.1, whole genome shotgun sequence genomic window:
- the LOC123198743 gene encoding 50S ribosomal protein L17-like has translation MTKFRKLNRPTGHRMSMLRTMVSQLVKHERIETTVAKAKEIRRLADNMVQLGKEGSLCAARRAAAFVRGDDVIHKLFTELAYRYKDRAGGYTRLLRTRIRVGDAAPMAYIEFVDRENELRQSKPPTPQPPPRAPLDPWQRSRLTRQFASPKEEKISESEI, from the exons ATGACGAAATTTCGGAAGCTTAATCGACCCACCGGTCACAGAATGTCAATGCTCAG AACGATGGTCTCTCAGTTGGTGAAGCACGAGAGAATCGAAACCACTGTTGCCAAG GCTAAAGAAATTAGGCGACTTGCTGATAATATGGTACAGCTTGGAAAAGAG GGTTCTCTGTGTGCTGCAAGACGTGCTGCAGCATTTGTGCGAGGGGATGATGTTATTCACAAGCTATTTACAGAACTAGCTTATCGATACAA AGATAGGGCAGGTGGATACACAAGACTACTTCGAACTCGTATACGAGTTGGTGATGCAGCTCCAATGGCCTATATTGA GTTTGTTGACAGAGAAAATGAGCTTAGGCAGTCAAAACCACCAACCCCTCAACCACCACCAAGAGCTCCCTTAGATCCTTGGCAAAGATCCCGGCTTACCAGGCAGTTTGCTTCcccaaaagaggaaaaaatctCTGAGTCTGAGATATGA
- the LOC123199618 gene encoding von Willebrand factor A domain-containing protein DDB_G0267758-like, whose protein sequence is MTSYESEEEKLFRMVHDFIESSESSTSSSSSSSSSSSPLLSSSSSSNENISTSLTLQEILASVSEAENRLLECVLKHMRNKRDHIEKSSGKLMKKWLVLKLKKDGFNASLCQTSCVTSLGSPAGDYEYIEILFPENKSKNKNRSNRLIVDTDFKSQFELARPTQTYIELVEKIPSIFVGNEEKLNKIISLLCSAAKQSLRERGLHIPPWRTISYMHSKWFSSAGTNHHKMAKKSTGFSGEKLQETRGGSHGVAGKKRRDFSGGSSGLSSQFSNMGINCC, encoded by the exons ATGACCAGCTACGAATCAGAAGAAGAGAAGCTTTTTCGAATGGTTCATGACTTCATAGAATCATCGGAATCATCAacttcttcgtcttcttcttcttcttcttcctcttctcctcttctttcttcctcttcttcgtCAAACGAAAATATTTCTACTTCCTTAACTTTACAG GAGATTCTGGCCAGTGTATCAGAAGCTGAAAATAGACTGTTGGAGTGTGTGTTGAAGCATATGAGAAACAAAAGAGATCACATAGAGAAATCTTCCGGTAAGTTGATGAAGAAATGGTTAGTTTTGAAGCTCAAAAAGGATGGTTTCAACGCTTCTCTTTGTCAAACTTCTTGTGTCACTTCCTTGGGCTCCCCAGCtg GTGATTATGAGTATATAGAAATTCTGTTTccagaaaacaaaagcaaaaacaaaaatagaagcAACAGGCTAATAGTGGACACAGATTTCAAGTCACAATTTGAGCTAGCAAGGCCAACACAAACCTACATAGAACTCGTAGAAAAAATCCCATCCATTTTTGTTGGAAATGAAGAGAAGCTCAATAAAATAATCTCCCTTCTTTGCTCAGCTGCAAAGCAATCTCTCAGAGAGAGAGGCCTCCACATTCCTCCATGGAGAACCATCTCTTACATGCACTCAAAATGGTTTTCTTCTGCGGGAACTAATCATCACAAAATGGCCAAAAAATCCACTGGTTTTAGCGGAGAAAAATTACAAGAAACAAGAGGTGGCTCACATGGAGTTGCGGGCAAAAAGAGAAGAGATTTCAGCGGTGGATCGTCAGGGTTGTCAAGTCAGTTTTCGAATATGGGCATAAACTGTTGCTGA